The DNA segment AAGATCGTTTTATATAGTCTCCGCTTTTGGTTTTCAGAATGAAGCAAGAAAGTCCAATCAGACAGATGTCGGGtctgaaaagaagaagatggaagcACCAACTGAGCCAAAAGGAATCTCGAAACAGAAATGGGTGGAGGCGAGGCAGAAAAAGATTGGGAAGATTCTCGATGCTAATGGTTTAGATATGTCAAAGGCTTACATGCTCGATACTCAAGAAGCTGCggaaacaaaatacaaaaaatgggAGAAGGAACCCACACCTTCTGGTTGGGATGGTACGTGCAGTTCTCACCTgacttttgattttgttttgttttgttccaTTGATTGATGCTAGTGTTCTAACTGGTGTATCTTCCTTGCAGTCTTTAACCAGAAGACGTTATACAACGCATACAAGAAACGGACAAAGAACATTCAGGTTGACATAGAGGAGTACAACAGAATGAGAGCAGCTGATCCAGAGTTTTACCGCGAGGCCTCTAGCTTGCAATACGGCAAGGTTAGTTGATATAAATTGTTTTGGTCATTTTGGAGATTCAAGTCTTGAGCAAAGAATCATTAGCTGATCTTTTGCAGGCaccaaaaatttcaaaagataAGATAGATAAGATGGCAAAGGAGCTCCATGACAGAGAGGAGAAGCGACAGGAGTTTAGCAGGAGAAGAAAGTTCAGGGAAGAAAAGGATATCGATTCGATCAACGACAGAAACGAACATTTCAAC comes from the Brassica napus cultivar Da-Ae chromosome A7, Da-Ae, whole genome shotgun sequence genome and includes:
- the LOC106428727 gene encoding pre-mRNA-splicing factor syf2 isoform X2 — translated: MDGERRVHPDCINASNPYHECVEYCFKKIAEAKAKLEKQVEAVSGQSRESLADKRIEEASSEEEEEDEEDNQEPQVDVTKLTGRKKKLFELKLKMNEARKSNQTDVGSEKKKMEAPTEPKGISKQKWVEARQKKIGKILDANGLDMSKAYMLDTQEAAETKYKKWEKEPTPSGWDVFNQKTLYNAYKKRTKNIQVDIEEYNRMRAADPEFYREASSLQYGKAPKISKDKIDKMAKELHDREEKRQEFSRRRKFREEKDIDSINDRNEHFNKKIERAFGKYTLEIKNNLERGTALPD
- the LOC106428727 gene encoding pre-mRNA-splicing factor syf2 isoform X1, with the protein product MDGERRVHPDCINASNPYHECVEYCFKKIAEAKAKLEKQGLVEAVSGQSRESLADKRIEEASSEEEEEDEEDNQEPQVDVTKLTGRKKKLFELKLKMNEARKSNQTDVGSEKKKMEAPTEPKGISKQKWVEARQKKIGKILDANGLDMSKAYMLDTQEAAETKYKKWEKEPTPSGWDVFNQKTLYNAYKKRTKNIQVDIEEYNRMRAADPEFYREASSLQYGKAPKISKDKIDKMAKELHDREEKRQEFSRRRKFREEKDIDSINDRNEHFNKKIERAFGKYTLEIKNNLERGTALPD